Proteins encoded together in one Numida meleagris isolate 19003 breed g44 Domestic line chromosome 17, NumMel1.0, whole genome shotgun sequence window:
- the NOL11 gene encoding nucleolar protein 11 — translation MAALCEAFTLCGLGPTGGVGLGSGLLALEPGADPDHVLLTDRGRTATLFKVSDQKPLGCWSVKHGQIITCPVVCNFETREYIAVHDNKVLRIWKDEVVNLDKVFKATLSAEVYRIHSLPHAEPLVLFKGGGVRTLDALLEAPQQEIENVISDEVIKWSEAFLEGQQPVLIFVTEKDGDFFVYLQKVKMRSLHKYKLEQQELSNPLSFTAYIKKQIITLLCLYSNDSVYKVLIPLQQNSEEEEQTLSKSLLLNLSISGSVLKGTSVVVLDKDHVAVLGSLAASGEESKECLTIWNTKFQTLQASKELPLGTSGQLWCYGEKFFFTHGKVLTVVIYKCETSSLAAAVGKLKDSQTSDVSSFVNWNTLRDEELLVSCQSQQSAALKSESKMTLRSKKNAVANVQPDTFTIGQFLLSIKEASAAAVEDELRILMSKVHTPDFQATIGCVITALINRCKTDPAFYPRNFLVQMIQKRELSYSLCPDLMAVALEKKDVHLLQICLQRFPDIPEEITYACLKVFLSISDDYLERTDVNLESVICYIDTEPNNKEVKTEVVENGFSTEVEEDGCDVGGMKEAHMMDTVESCPVGPRKAALLNAVLHSAYSEAFLLPHLKDLTAQQAVLFLRYLHYLYVKCSEKINTTLPGIRPPTINQIMDWMCLLLDAHFTVMVMLPEAKGLLSSMHKFVRAQVRFYSELNKIEGSLQELRRIKCQKACQAYSIEVLELI, via the exons ATGGCGGCCCTGTGCGAGGCCTTCACGCTGTGCGGCTTGGGGCCCACCGGCGGCGTCGGCCTCGGTAGCGGCCTCCTGGCGCTGGAGCCGGGCGCTGACCCTGACCACGTCCTGCTCACCGACCGCGGTAGGACGGCCACGCTTTTTAAG GTTTCAGATCAGAAGCCCCTGGGCTGTTGGTCAGTTAAACACGGACAGATTATCACGTGTCCAGTTGTATGCAACTTTGAAACTCGTGAATATATAGCTGTTCATGACAACAAG GTTTTAAGAATATGGAAGGATGAAGTTGTTAACTTGGACAAAGTATTTAAAGCAACA CTTTCAGCTGAGGTGTACAGAATACATTCGCTGCCCCATGCAGAACCGTTGGTGTTATTCAAAGGAGGGGGTGTTCGAACTTTAGATGCTCTTTTGGAAGCTCCACaacaagaaattgaaaatgttaTCTCAGATGAAGTTATCAA gTGGAGTGAAGCATTTCTGGAAGGTCAGCAACCTGTCTTAATTTTCGTTACAGAGAAA gATGGGGATTTTTTTGTCTACCTACAGAAAGTTAAGATGAGGAGTTTACACAAATATAAGCTTGAACAACAGGAATTATCTAATCCACTGAGTTTCACAGCATatataaaaaagcaaatcatCACACTTCTGTGTTTAT ACTCCAATGACTCTGTATATAAGGTTCTGATACCTCTACAGCAAAATAGTGAAGAGGAAGAGCAAACTCTATCCAAGTCACTACTACTAAACCTTTCAATCTCTGGAAGTGTTTTAAAAGGaacttctgttgttgttcttgaTAAAGACCATGTTGCAGTACTAGGAAGTCTAGCAGCATCTGGTGAAGAATCCAAAG agtgCCTAACGATATGGAATACAAAATTTCAGACATTACAAGCTTCAAAGGAACTGCCCCTGGGAACCAGTGGACAA TTGTGGTGTTATGGGGAAAAATTTTTCTTCACTCATGGAAAAGTGCTAACAGTAGTTATATACAAGTGTGAAACTTCATCcttggcagctgctgtgggaaaaCTCAAGGACAGTCAAACCTCTG atgtttcttcatttgtaaaCTGGAATACCCTTAGAGATGAAGAGCTCCTGGTTTCCTGTCAGTCACAGCAGTCTGCAGCTCTAAAATCTGAATCCAAAATGACA TTAAGATCAAAAAAGAACGCAGTTGCGAATGTACAGCCAGATACCTTCACAATTGGACAGTTCTTACTAAGTATAAAG gaagcTTCCGCAGCTGCAGTTGAAGATGAGTTGAGAATACTGATGTCAAAAGTACACACGCCAGATTTTCAAGCCACCATTGGATGTGTAATAACTGCTCTAATAAACAGGTGTAAAACAGATCCAGCGTTCTACCCTCGAAACTTCCTGGTACAGATGATCCAAAAACGAGAGCTGTCTTACAG TTTGTGTCCAGACTTAATGGCTGTTGCTTTAGAGAAAAAAGATGTACACCTCTTACAGATCTGCTTACAACGGTTTCCAGATATTCCTGAGGAAATTACTTACGCTTGCTTGAAAGTATTCTTAAG CATTAGTGATGACTATCTGGAAAGAACAGATGTGAATCTAGAATCTGTGATCTGTTACATTGATACTGAACCAAACAATAAAGAAGTTAAGACTGAAGTTGTAGAAAATGGTTTCAGTACAGAAGTGGAAGAAGATGGTTGTGATGTTGGAGGCATGAAGGAAGCCCATATGATGGACACTGTTGAATCCTGCCCTGTTGGACCTCGAAAGGCAGCATTATT aaatgctgttcttcATTCAGCTTACagtgaagcatttcttttgCCTCATCTGAAAGACCTTACAGCTCAGCAAGCTGTT ctgTTTCTCAGGTACTTACACTACCTGTAtgtgaaatgcagtgaaaaaataaatacaactcTTCCCGGAATACGCCCTCCCACTATAAATCAG attatGGATTGGATGTGCCTATTACTTGATGCTCACTTCACAGTTATGGTAATGCTACCAGAAGCAAAAGGATTGCTTTCAAGCATGCATAAGTTTGTGAGAGCCCAA GTACGATTCTACTCCGAACTTAACAAAATTGAGGGAAGTTTGCAAGAACTGCGAAGAATTAAATGCCAGAAAGCCTGTCAGGCATATTCTATTGAAGTGCTGGAACTTATTTGA